One window of the Archangium primigenium genome contains the following:
- a CDS encoding choice-of-anchor D domain-containing protein, which yields MALRNVLVLVGLALLAACGPGALPAASENAPPAGEAPALRFAFAGPEDTLDLGTSTPVLDFGPVRVGTQSARVLELRNLGSTPVKLESLALSAGQAFTLRSLPALPYTLEPQAVLKLEVGFAPLVEGALAQTLKLTSNDPATPLLTVDLRGLGVAPRLVVTPSSVLEFGAVRVGHAKTLEVQVQNRGTGSVTIPAVNVQGASAFVLDGAPIFPLTLAPDGIFTLRVRFTPMGEGAFAAQLSLKNDDPSAEPLGVAMRGQGAMPRLETPYATLDFGTVALGTSSVQRVFLRNTGSGDTFLHAADIAGAPAFSLHGATFPLVLPAGAMTTFEVKYHPTQAGASLGKLTFVTDEGLSPLSITLQGQGGGGTGTDPDLVWAPSAIDFGAQRKGTTATRLLTVTNEGTAPRIITAVALDAHAYPVFTATTLPLLPFFLAPGSSVQFQVTFNPVGTGAFASALTLTTSDPLSPSTSVPLTGTGTGTAFGAD from the coding sequence ATGGCTTTACGCAACGTCCTTGTCCTGGTGGGCCTCGCGCTGCTCGCGGCATGTGGGCCCGGCGCTCTCCCCGCCGCCTCCGAGAACGCCCCCCCGGCGGGTGAGGCGCCCGCGCTGCGGTTCGCCTTCGCGGGGCCCGAGGACACGCTCGACCTCGGCACGAGCACGCCCGTCCTCGACTTCGGGCCGGTGCGGGTGGGGACGCAGAGCGCCCGCGTGCTCGAGCTGCGCAACCTCGGCTCGACGCCCGTGAAGCTCGAGTCGCTCGCGCTCTCCGCGGGTCAGGCCTTCACCCTGCGCTCCCTCCCGGCGCTTCCCTACACCCTCGAGCCGCAGGCCGTCCTGAAGCTCGAGGTGGGCTTCGCGCCCCTCGTGGAAGGGGCGCTGGCGCAGACCCTGAAGCTCACGAGCAACGATCCCGCCACGCCCCTGCTCACCGTGGACCTGCGGGGCCTGGGGGTCGCGCCCAGACTGGTCGTGACCCCCTCGTCGGTCCTTGAATTCGGAGCGGTGCGCGTGGGGCACGCGAAGACCCTTGAAGTCCAGGTCCAGAACCGGGGCACGGGGAGCGTGACGATTCCCGCCGTGAATGTTCAAGGCGCCTCCGCCTTCGTGCTCGACGGAGCGCCGATCTTCCCCCTCACACTCGCTCCGGACGGCATCTTCACCCTGCGGGTGCGCTTCACGCCCATGGGGGAGGGCGCCTTCGCCGCGCAGCTGTCGCTGAAGAACGACGACCCCTCCGCCGAGCCCCTCGGCGTCGCGATGCGGGGCCAGGGCGCGATGCCCCGCCTCGAGACGCCCTACGCCACGCTCGATTTCGGAACGGTCGCCCTGGGCACCTCGAGCGTCCAGCGGGTGTTCCTGCGCAACACGGGTTCGGGCGACACCTTCCTCCACGCGGCGGACATCGCGGGCGCCCCCGCCTTCTCCCTCCACGGGGCGACCTTTCCCCTGGTCCTGCCCGCCGGCGCCATGACGACGTTCGAGGTGAAGTACCACCCCACCCAGGCGGGCGCGAGCCTCGGCAAGCTCACCTTCGTGACCGATGAAGGCCTCTCGCCCCTCTCCATCACCCTCCAGGGCCAGGGCGGTGGGGGCACCGGCACGGACCCGGACCTCGTCTGGGCCCCGTCCGCGATCGACTTCGGCGCGCAGCGCAAGGGCACCACCGCCACCCGGCTGCTCACCGTGACCAACGAGGGCACCGCCCCCCGGATCATCACCGCCGTGGCGCTCGACGCCCACGCCTACCCCGTCTTCACCGCGACCACGCTCCCGCTGCTGCCCTTCTTCCTCGCTCCCGGCTCCAGCGTGCAGTTCCAGGTCACCTTCAACCCGGTGGGCACGGGGGCGTTCGCGAGCGCCCTGACGCTCACCACCTCGGATCCGCTGAGCCCCTCCACCTCGGTGCCGCTCACGGGCACGGGCACGGGCACCGCGTTCGGCGCGGACTAG
- a CDS encoding sigma-54-dependent transcriptional regulator translates to MSTPPKGRILVVEDEREMRALLEKGLTRRGFQPTVLASAAEAFSRLEAEDFDTVLTDLRMPGMDGLALCERVVLNRPDIPVVVVTAFGSMETAVASIRAGAYDFVTKPVDLDALVLLLERAVRHRALREEVRRLRRALHDASADGGVVGESLALKRVYELIDRVADADASVLVTGESGTGKEVAARALHARSRRHAGPFVAINCAAMPEALLESELFGHAKGAFTDAKAARTGLFVKASNGTLFLDEVGEMPLTLQPKLLRALQERTVRPVGGDTEVPFDARIVAATNRDLELAVEENRFREDLYYRLNVIGLELPPLRARGNDVLLLAQRFLEHVAARSGKRVQGLSPAVAQKLLAYGWPGNVRELQNCIERAVALTSFEELTVEDLPERIRDYRASNPSAQASDVSELVSLEEMERRYIQRVIETVGGSRTLASRILGVDRKTLYRKLGRRHPVAASLAAEDKEDPRE, encoded by the coding sequence ATGAGCACCCCCCCCAAGGGCCGCATCCTGGTCGTCGAGGACGAGCGCGAGATGCGCGCGCTCCTGGAGAAGGGCCTCACGCGCCGGGGCTTCCAGCCCACGGTGCTCGCGAGCGCCGCGGAGGCCTTCTCGCGGCTGGAGGCCGAGGACTTCGACACCGTGCTCACCGACCTGCGCATGCCAGGCATGGACGGGCTGGCGCTGTGCGAGCGCGTGGTGCTCAACCGGCCGGACATCCCCGTGGTGGTGGTGACGGCCTTTGGCAGCATGGAGACGGCCGTGGCGTCCATCCGCGCGGGCGCCTACGACTTCGTGACCAAGCCGGTGGACCTGGACGCGCTGGTGCTCCTGCTGGAGCGGGCGGTGCGGCACCGGGCGCTGCGCGAGGAGGTGCGGCGGCTGCGCCGGGCGCTGCACGACGCCTCGGCCGACGGCGGCGTGGTGGGCGAGAGCCTGGCGCTCAAGCGCGTGTACGAGCTCATCGACCGGGTGGCCGACGCGGACGCGTCCGTGCTGGTGACGGGCGAGAGCGGCACGGGCAAGGAGGTGGCGGCGCGCGCGCTGCACGCCCGGAGCCGCCGGCACGCGGGGCCCTTCGTGGCCATCAACTGCGCGGCCATGCCCGAGGCCCTCCTGGAAAGCGAGCTGTTCGGCCACGCCAAGGGCGCCTTCACCGACGCCAAGGCCGCGCGCACGGGCCTGTTCGTCAAGGCGAGCAACGGCACGCTCTTCCTGGACGAGGTGGGCGAGATGCCCCTCACCCTCCAGCCCAAGCTCCTGCGCGCGCTGCAGGAGCGCACCGTGCGCCCGGTGGGCGGGGACACGGAGGTGCCCTTCGACGCGCGCATCGTGGCGGCGACCAACCGGGACCTGGAGCTCGCCGTGGAGGAGAACCGCTTTCGCGAGGACCTGTACTACCGCCTCAACGTCATCGGCCTGGAGCTGCCGCCCCTGCGCGCCCGGGGCAACGACGTGCTCCTGCTCGCCCAGCGCTTCCTCGAGCACGTCGCCGCGCGCAGCGGCAAGCGCGTGCAGGGCCTGAGCCCCGCGGTGGCCCAGAAGCTGCTCGCCTACGGATGGCCCGGCAACGTGCGCGAGCTGCAGAACTGCATCGAGCGCGCCGTGGCCCTCACCTCCTTCGAGGAGCTCACGGTGGAGGACCTGCCCGAGCGCATCCGCGACTACCGCGCCTCCAACCCGAGCGCCCAGGCCAGCGACGTGTCGGAGCTCGTGTCCCTGGAGGAGATGGAGCGGCGCTACATCCAGCGCGTCATCGAGACGGTGGGCGGCAGCCGCACCCTCGCCTCGCGCATCCTCGGCGTGGACCGCAAGACGCTCTACCGCAAGCTGGGCCGCCGCCACCCCGTGGCCGCCTCGCTCGCCGCCGAGGACAAGGAAGACCCCAGGGAGTAG
- a CDS encoding sensor histidine kinase has product MKLARKIVLALVLLAFAVIAGLETIEVRRELARSMRDMEHDHRLLGHMLGGSFVRAWELEGEEEALHILADANRFQEQIRLGWLWLDSPPGQALPAPILRGLRAGHDASFVDTGPVPGVRRSFTPVMIDERRGAIELTEALTEQRQHVRQTVTGTAVATAAITFAFFLVAMAMGRRLVGRPVEQLVAMAHRLGQGDLAARVHLHQQDELATLAGAMNQMAGDLASARAQVDAETAARLATLEHLRHSDRLATVGKLASGVAHELGTPLNVVLGRARMIAAGEAEGEEVPEYARIIAQQVQHMTGIIRQLLDFARRRTPQRAPEDLSQLVARTLSLLQPLAARRHIQLAQESPGPLLLEVDAGQLQQALTNLVVNGLHAMKQPGTLRVRLGHARALPPTDLGGPEAEWVRLDVVDEGEGIAPEVLPRVFEPFFTTKDVGEGTGLGLSVSYGLIRDHGGWISVSSEPGRGSCFSIFLPPEAGPSPEAET; this is encoded by the coding sequence ATGAAGCTCGCCCGGAAGATCGTCCTCGCCCTCGTCCTGCTCGCCTTCGCGGTCATCGCGGGGCTGGAGACCATCGAAGTGCGGCGGGAGCTCGCCCGCTCCATGCGGGACATGGAACATGACCACCGCCTGCTCGGCCACATGCTGGGCGGCTCGTTCGTGCGGGCCTGGGAGCTGGAGGGCGAGGAGGAGGCGCTGCACATCCTCGCGGACGCCAACCGCTTCCAGGAGCAGATCCGCCTGGGCTGGCTGTGGCTCGACTCGCCCCCGGGCCAGGCCCTGCCCGCCCCCATCCTGCGCGGCCTGCGCGCCGGCCATGACGCGTCCTTCGTGGACACGGGCCCGGTGCCGGGCGTGCGGCGCTCCTTCACCCCGGTGATGATCGACGAGCGGCGCGGCGCCATCGAGCTGACCGAGGCCCTCACCGAGCAGCGCCAGCACGTGCGCCAGACGGTGACGGGCACCGCCGTGGCCACCGCCGCCATCACCTTCGCCTTCTTCCTGGTCGCCATGGCCATGGGCCGCCGGCTGGTGGGCCGCCCCGTGGAGCAGCTCGTCGCCATGGCGCACCGCCTGGGCCAGGGGGACCTCGCGGCCCGGGTGCACCTGCACCAGCAGGACGAGCTGGCCACGCTCGCGGGCGCGATGAACCAGATGGCCGGGGACCTGGCGTCCGCGCGCGCCCAGGTGGACGCGGAGACGGCGGCGCGCCTGGCCACGCTCGAGCACCTGCGGCACTCGGACCGGCTGGCCACCGTGGGCAAGCTCGCCTCGGGCGTGGCGCACGAGCTGGGCACGCCGCTCAACGTGGTGCTCGGCCGCGCGCGGATGATCGCCGCCGGCGAGGCCGAGGGCGAGGAGGTGCCCGAGTACGCGCGCATCATCGCCCAGCAGGTGCAGCACATGACGGGCATCATCCGCCAGCTGCTCGACTTCGCCCGGCGGCGCACGCCCCAGCGCGCCCCGGAGGACCTGTCCCAGCTCGTGGCGCGCACGCTCTCGCTCCTGCAGCCCCTGGCGGCCCGGCGCCACATCCAGCTCGCCCAGGAGTCCCCGGGCCCCCTGCTGCTGGAGGTGGACGCGGGCCAGCTCCAGCAGGCCCTCACCAACCTCGTGGTCAACGGCCTGCACGCCATGAAGCAGCCGGGCACCTTGCGCGTGCGCCTGGGCCACGCGCGCGCCCTGCCCCCCACGGACCTGGGAGGCCCCGAGGCCGAGTGGGTGCGGCTGGACGTGGTGGACGAGGGCGAGGGCATCGCCCCGGAGGTGCTGCCCCGCGTGTTCGAGCCCTTCTTCACCACCAAGGACGTGGGCGAGGGCACGGGGCTGGGCCTGTCCGTGTCCTATGGCCTCATCCGGGACCACGGCGGGTGGATCTCCGTGAGCAGCGAGCCCGGACGCGGTAGTTGTTTCTCCATCTTCCTGCCGCCCGAAGCGGGCCCATCACCGGAGGCCGAGACATGA
- a CDS encoding response regulator, whose amino-acid sequence MMSFLPAEPRPLRILLAEDDEDMRALLTLTLARAGYAVVALEDGYELADYVSLTQVCGGPLRAPDLILSDIRMPGRTGLEVLAQLHAAGLSCPVILLSSFADEETRAEARRLGVSAFLDKPVDLDVLRATVRETASGLM is encoded by the coding sequence ATGATGTCCTTTCTTCCCGCCGAGCCCCGGCCCCTGCGCATCCTCCTGGCGGAGGATGATGAGGACATGCGCGCGCTCTTGACGCTGACCCTGGCGCGCGCGGGCTACGCGGTGGTGGCCCTGGAGGACGGGTACGAGCTGGCCGACTACGTCTCCTTGACGCAGGTGTGTGGGGGCCCCCTGCGCGCGCCGGACCTCATCCTCTCGGACATCCGCATGCCGGGGCGCACCGGCCTGGAGGTGCTGGCGCAGCTCCACGCCGCGGGCCTGTCCTGCCCCGTCATCCTCTTGTCCTCCTTCGCGGATGAGGAGACGCGCGCCGAGGCCCGGCGGCTCGGGGTGAGCGCCTTCCTGGACAAGCCGGTGGACCTGGACGTCCTCCGGGCGACCGTGCGCGAGACCGCCTCGGGTCTCATGTGA
- a CDS encoding HEAT repeat domain-containing protein yields the protein MRPARVPLLVLGAAALLGLGGLVASRSARPAPAPVPAASPPPPVAAPVLASPASGYVGSARCAECHEDEHAAWRQDWHARALSAARPEWVVGDFANAHYQGTSSEAWMTRRDTRAFMRTRGASGALADYPVDWVVGGKRMQDPLTQLPDGRWQVLPVYFHVTGPGAWVDYSESKQGALTPEHPFFWTNWQRTAQHACLDCHVTGLDTRYDRASHQWRTGFADAGVACESCHGPGSRHVETQQARDIVQPARVAPAEGLAVCGQCHGPHRTLFPSLDAPHHFTPGERYEDRYQPLVVLLDEERSGDFFDDGRPRTSSFEYQALLQSRCHLKGGATCLTCHSAPHAAHGSNELPPPRPGAPVGAASCQGCHAKETAEGARHTHHASAGAPDCVACHMPPTVTGVLDTFADHALDVPVPGNTVKHGIPNACNACHTHAQASPASMDAALARWWPRAKARQARRLRLADALAVKTARDSRPALEQVVLDTHEAPSLRGAAARILAQRFSRDAVPVLVTALASAPDAGLRSEVVAALAATHVPGALAGVVPLLDDPSLWVRQAAALALAGAGDARGTQALEALARAPASEGLPLPHIALGQLALRQGDFTTGTRRLERALDLQPYNTGVLVLLADAYARQGDIRRARERLEETLRFEPQNRGARRRLNLLRGAPGH from the coding sequence GTGAGGCCGGCGCGCGTCCCGCTCCTCGTCCTGGGCGCCGCCGCCCTGCTCGGGCTCGGAGGCCTCGTGGCCTCGCGGAGCGCGCGTCCGGCGCCCGCGCCCGTGCCCGCGGCGTCTCCGCCCCCGCCCGTCGCGGCGCCCGTGCTGGCCTCGCCCGCGTCGGGGTACGTGGGGTCGGCCCGCTGCGCCGAGTGCCACGAGGACGAGCACGCCGCGTGGCGCCAGGACTGGCACGCGCGGGCGCTCTCGGCGGCGCGCCCGGAGTGGGTGGTGGGCGACTTCGCCAACGCCCACTACCAGGGCACCTCCAGCGAGGCGTGGATGACGCGGCGGGACACGCGCGCCTTCATGCGGACCCGGGGCGCCTCGGGCGCGCTCGCCGACTACCCGGTGGACTGGGTGGTGGGGGGCAAGCGGATGCAGGATCCGCTCACCCAACTGCCCGACGGGCGCTGGCAGGTGCTGCCCGTCTACTTCCACGTGACGGGCCCTGGCGCGTGGGTGGACTACTCGGAGTCCAAGCAGGGCGCGCTGACGCCGGAGCACCCCTTCTTCTGGACCAACTGGCAGCGCACCGCGCAGCACGCGTGCCTGGACTGCCACGTGACGGGGCTCGACACGCGCTACGACCGCGCGAGCCACCAGTGGCGCACGGGGTTCGCGGACGCGGGCGTGGCGTGCGAGAGCTGCCATGGGCCGGGCTCGCGCCACGTGGAGACGCAGCAGGCGCGCGACATCGTCCAGCCCGCCCGGGTCGCGCCCGCCGAGGGCCTGGCCGTCTGCGGCCAGTGCCATGGGCCGCACCGCACGCTCTTTCCCTCGTTGGACGCGCCCCACCACTTCACGCCCGGCGAGCGCTACGAGGACCGCTACCAGCCCCTGGTGGTGCTGCTCGACGAGGAGCGCTCGGGGGACTTCTTCGACGACGGGCGGCCGAGGACGTCCAGCTTCGAGTACCAGGCGCTCCTCCAGTCGCGCTGTCATTTGAAGGGCGGCGCCACCTGCCTCACCTGTCACAGCGCGCCCCATGCCGCGCACGGGAGCAACGAGCTGCCCCCGCCGCGCCCGGGCGCCCCGGTGGGCGCGGCGAGCTGCCAGGGCTGCCACGCGAAAGAGACGGCCGAGGGGGCGCGGCACACGCACCATGCCTCGGCGGGGGCGCCCGACTGCGTGGCCTGCCACATGCCGCCCACCGTCACGGGCGTGCTCGACACCTTCGCGGACCACGCGCTCGACGTGCCCGTGCCGGGCAACACGGTGAAGCACGGCATCCCCAACGCCTGCAACGCCTGCCACACGCACGCCCAGGCCTCCCCCGCGTCCATGGACGCGGCGCTCGCCCGGTGGTGGCCGCGGGCGAAGGCGCGGCAGGCCCGGCGCCTGCGGCTGGCGGACGCGCTGGCCGTGAAGACCGCCCGGGACAGCCGCCCGGCGCTCGAGCAGGTGGTGCTGGACACGCACGAGGCCCCGTCCTTGAGGGGCGCGGCGGCGCGCATCCTCGCCCAGCGCTTCTCCCGGGACGCGGTGCCGGTGCTGGTGACGGCGCTCGCCTCGGCCCCGGACGCGGGCCTGCGCTCGGAGGTGGTCGCGGCGCTGGCCGCCACGCACGTGCCCGGGGCCCTGGCGGGGGTGGTGCCCTTGCTGGACGACCCGTCGCTCTGGGTGCGGCAGGCCGCGGCGCTCGCGCTCGCGGGGGCGGGGGATGCGCGGGGCACCCAGGCCCTGGAGGCGCTGGCGCGCGCGCCCGCCTCGGAGGGCCTGCCCCTGCCGCACATCGCGCTCGGTCAGCTCGCGCTGCGCCAGGGGGACTTCACCACGGGCACCCGGCGGTTGGAGCGCGCGTTGGACCTGCAGCCCTACAACACCGGGGTGCTGGTGCTGCTCGCGGATGCCTACGCCCGCCAGGGAGACATCCGCCGGGCCCGCGAGCGGCTGGAGGAGACCCTGCGCTTCGAGCCCCAGAACCGGGGGGCCCGGCGGCGCCTGAACCTGCTGCGGGGCGCGCCGGGGCATTGA
- a CDS encoding chloride channel protein: MILHPLRPLRRLLGDAQRFWVLVVVTGLASGLSAVLLVSFLRWVQRLAWSEGADTFLASVEQTSAAHRVGVTVLAGGLVSALVLLIRQPLRGHGTAGIIESIWVKSGRMQLPRTLFRGVVSIVAVGLGAPLGREGALLQSGAATASALGTQLRLPPDRVRLLVACGASAGIAAAYNVPIGGALFGLEVLLGGLALELFGPIVLSCVVATLVSRILIADHPSYLIPQYHLLNPREMLLAIFFGPVLGVASALYVRTVNAFAVALEGAPPVRAALLPVVSMGAVGGAAIWFPQLLGNGYDSVNAALQGQLPLMLLLLLPLLKMVATALCAGAGIPGGLFTPSLFYGALLGGALGSLAQWVWPGVAPPGAYALLGMGAILAGTTHASVSSVLIIFELTGNYDIVLPLMLMCVLSTVVSRGLCPDSLYTSSLSRRNVRLPERQGPSWLRPTGVAALLTREAPTVHPRTSFREVVVRLLEVPAGFDLYVTDEAGRLLGVVVLDSLKGHIPDHELLDMTLAADVMDLTVPTVRADMSLSEVAHLFGDTAVERLPVVDTRGLLLGTISKRELLRHGRF, translated from the coding sequence GTGATCCTCCATCCGCTCCGGCCCTTGCGGCGCCTGTTGGGGGACGCGCAGCGCTTCTGGGTCCTGGTCGTGGTCACCGGCCTGGCGAGCGGGCTGAGCGCGGTCCTGCTGGTCTCCTTCCTGCGCTGGGTGCAACGCCTCGCCTGGTCCGAGGGCGCCGACACCTTCCTGGCGTCCGTGGAGCAGACCTCGGCGGCCCACCGGGTGGGGGTGACGGTCCTGGCGGGGGGGTTGGTGTCGGCCCTGGTGCTGCTCATCCGCCAGCCGCTGCGAGGCCATGGCACCGCCGGCATCATCGAGTCCATCTGGGTGAAGTCCGGCCGGATGCAGCTGCCCCGGACGTTGTTCCGGGGCGTGGTGTCCATCGTGGCGGTGGGGCTCGGGGCGCCCCTGGGCCGCGAGGGGGCGCTGTTGCAGTCCGGGGCCGCCACGGCGTCCGCGTTGGGCACGCAGCTGCGCCTGCCGCCGGATCGGGTGCGACTGCTGGTGGCGTGTGGGGCCTCGGCGGGCATCGCCGCGGCGTACAACGTCCCCATCGGGGGCGCGCTCTTCGGCCTGGAGGTGCTGCTCGGCGGCCTGGCGCTGGAGCTGTTCGGCCCCATCGTGCTGTCGTGCGTGGTGGCCACGCTGGTGTCGCGCATCCTCATCGCCGACCACCCGAGCTACCTCATCCCCCAGTACCACCTGCTCAACCCGCGGGAGATGCTGCTGGCCATCTTCTTCGGGCCGGTGCTCGGCGTGGCCTCGGCGCTCTACGTGCGCACGGTGAATGCCTTCGCGGTGGCGCTGGAGGGCGCGCCTCCGGTGCGCGCCGCGCTGCTGCCCGTGGTGTCCATGGGCGCGGTGGGGGGGGCGGCCATCTGGTTTCCCCAACTGCTGGGCAACGGGTACGACTCGGTGAACGCGGCGCTGCAGGGCCAGCTGCCGCTGATGCTGCTGCTGCTGCTGCCCCTGCTCAAGATGGTGGCCACCGCCCTGTGCGCGGGCGCGGGGATTCCCGGCGGGCTCTTCACGCCCTCGCTCTTCTACGGGGCGCTGCTCGGGGGCGCGCTGGGCTCGCTCGCCCAGTGGGTGTGGCCGGGCGTGGCGCCGCCGGGGGCCTACGCGCTCCTGGGCATGGGCGCCATCCTCGCGGGCACCACCCACGCCTCGGTCTCCTCGGTGCTCATCATCTTCGAGCTGACGGGCAACTACGACATCGTCCTGCCGCTCATGCTCATGTGCGTGCTGTCGACGGTGGTGAGCCGGGGCCTGTGCCCGGACTCGCTCTACACCTCCAGTCTTTCCCGGCGCAACGTGCGGCTGCCCGAGCGCCAGGGCCCCAGTTGGTTGCGCCCGACGGGGGTGGCCGCGCTGCTCACGCGGGAGGCGCCCACGGTGCACCCGCGCACCTCGTTCCGGGAAGTGGTGGTGCGGCTGTTGGAGGTGCCCGCGGGCTTCGACCTCTACGTCACCGACGAGGCGGGGCGGCTGCTGGGCGTCGTCGTCCTGGACTCGCTCAAGGGCCACATCCCGGACCATGAGCTGCTGGACATGACGCTGGCCGCGGACGTGATGGACCTGACCGTGCCCACCGTGCGCGCGGACATGTCGCTGTCCGAGGTGGCCCACCTGTTCGGCGACACCGCCGTGGAGCGCCTGCCGGTGGTGGACACGCGCGGGCTGCTCCTGGGCACCATTTCCAAGAGGGAGCTGCTGCGCCATGGTCGATTCTGA